In the genome of Rhopalosiphum padi isolate XX-2018 chromosome 1, ASM2088224v1, whole genome shotgun sequence, the window tataaaattgtaatttataatgtaggtacttacataattacattatttgaacacgtatttatttattgagtgTTATCTATAAGGTTttcataacttaatatattttaagtagattatactcattaaaaaatgaaaatatacgtattttaaggaacgaataattatttagaacaatttaattgtaaattaaaataaatgataattatatattgatgattttaagtagaaacataaaaacataaatatattttgcgtcattaaaaatgaaaaaattacgaatttacgattaattaattgataattagtataatttcgGTAGAGACAAATAATTGAGTCAAGTTACCATTtgacattcaatattttttgtgaaaatgtaAAAGCCCTCATATTCTAATTTGTGAAATATTGATGAGTTGATACTATAATCatgatttataactttaaaaaggtatataggtataataaataacaatatgtagacattaaatagtaaaattaataatttattaatacaaataaaaacccACAAGATAAATACACCCTtaaccaatataaataaaataaaaataaacaatcgtGTGCAATACAACAGAGTgacgtacaattattatgattaaaaattattgttaaaataatgaacTAGCTGCGCGAACTACGCGGAAATGCTGAAAACTAATCTCTTTTAGCGAGTTTGTTTAATATCGCCGAGTACATTTTATCGATGGAATTCGCATACGCTTGGATGTCGAGATTGCCTAAGTCCGCGACGGTTCCTTCGTTGTTGTACGCGTTCGACGTGCCGTAGTTGACCGGTCCGTTGTTGATGGTTCCGATGCCGATGATGCCTTGATTGGCGGAACTGTTCTTGATGGTACCCTTGTTGCGGTTACTCCGGTCGAAGTTCTTGACTTTCATGTTACCGTTGTTAAAATAACCGTCCTCGACCAAACCTTTCTTGACGTCTTCTCTGTTGCCGGAGCCCGCGCTCACGATGTCCACGTCAGCGTCGTTATCGCCGGACCCACCACTGCCGCTCGAGCTGTTTACAATCGTCGCGGTGTTTCCACCCACGTCATCGGCGGTGGTGCGGTCGGTGTCGGGACGACTGTTTCCGCCGTCGACGTTCGAACGGTTCGAAACCGATGCGGTGTTGACGGTGACGGGCTTGCGGGCACCTTCGGGACTCGCCCGGGTAGCTTTTGGTCTGCCGGCGCTGTCGTGGGCGTTGTCGTCGTGCGGCCCGTCGGTGATCATGAGCGGAGCGGACGGGTGGCTGTCGTTCGCGTTCTCCTGGCGATCGCCCTGCTCGACGTTTCGTCGGACGCGTTTGTGCGCGGCGCTGTTTTCCGGAGATCCGGTGACGGAAGATTCGTTTCCGGCCGGCGAACTGCTGCCCGCGGCGGTAGGGTACGTCGGCCGTTGGTCGGCGTCGTTCGGAGAACGGTTTTCGGGCTCGTTTACGGCCGGACTGTCGTCAGCGGACAGCGCGATGGAAACGCCATTGGCTCCTTCGGGCGCGGTTAAGTTGATGTTGGCGTTGTTGATGGTACCGTCGTTGATGTTGTAGTTATTGGTCGTATTGTAGTTGATggtgttattgttattgacgATCGTTGCCGGGCGAGCGTCGCCTTCGTTTTTTTTCGGCGATTCAGTCGTATTTTTTCCCCCCGTTTCGACCGCCGAGACGTCGATCTGACACAGTTCCTTGTTGTCTTCTACAATGTTGGTCACCGACTCGTACACTTTGGACGGGTCGTCGGACTGCGTGACCTTCTCGTACTGGTAAACGTCCTCGTGGTACTCGGTCGTGTACTCGGTGATCACCTGGGTGATCTTGGTGATGGCCATGCGCACCGAAGTGTTGCCGTCGCCGAGTGGTTCTCTGACCTGTTTGAGCACCAACAGCTGGTCAACGGCTACGCACTTGAGCCCGTCGTGGCACGCCTGTTTGAGCTTCGCCAGTTCCTCGTCGGACAAGTCGTTCGGCGATTTTTCGGCTGTCGCGTCGTCCAACCGCTGTGGTGAGTTAATCGTCAAAGACCGTTGCTTGATGTCCGTCCAAATGCTCGAGCTCTGGATGGCCATCACGTATTTCAGGTTCGAAGATCGGTCGCCGACGGCCACGACTTGTGCCGAATCGTCGATCTGGCCTTGGATTTGTTCTTCTTCCATGTAAGTGACGCGCGTCGGTGTAGTGCCGGATGAACGGCCGAGCACCGTGGACATGGCCAATGTCGACGCCAACATGATAGCGAACAACATTTTCTTCATTGACGTTTTAAAAAGGATTATCGAAATAGGTGTAGTAGGTACGTGTGGTCACGTTCCCTACTGATCGATGAGTATTGGGAATAAGTTGATATAACTGCAGTTTTTCTAATGAGAACGGTTCGAACCAGATTAATTAAACACGACCTGTAAGTTTGTACAGCTGGTCTCAAGTTTTTCGTAATTCGATGAAAACAATACGAAGTACTTGTAACTCGTTTAAAAAGGCCAAACTCGATACCAACCTATAAAATGTAAGCCCGCAACGTAATTTGGCATAGATCgcgtttattactatttatgttCTACTATATAACCAATGGGAAATGTTATTTGTTCTCCAGTCGAGATTTTCGTTGATTCGCATTCATAGTTAAATGTAGACATATGTGTTATAATTCTCAGGCTTGTGTAGTGTTGTACATAAAACAACCAATTAACACCATCTTTAGACAATATATTAAtgcactttaaattatattacgttctttatttttttttaaatttattctagtatacgtaggtaggtacctaaataattgGAACGGGTTTTTAATCCTAATAGTTTTACCGTTTTGAATATCTTGTTTTCCTCCAATATATATGGGAAAACgcttgacaatataataatcttataagaTTTAGTTTCGTAAATAATGCGTATTGATAGAATCAACAcgtaaacgaataataattttattacgtgATTTCCAATCggtattagaaatttaaatgtaattactgACGTAATGTTATgaaattaggtaggtacgttTAAATTCAATACGAAAGTATTCATTGTGTTAACACGCGCGGAAGAATAACTTTTATTTCAGTGTAAGATGTTTAGACTCTAAAACTTTACGCGCATGAAACTGATGTGTGTTAAAATAGAAaaggtaaaaactaaaagttaCACACAAAGCACGTATCTACATATCGCATTTGAAACAATCTACGAACCCTTTCTCTTATCTATTTGGTAAACCCCCGTCCATTTAACTCGGATGAATAtcgtaaataaatgtttttcactAGGTATAATTCATGTTGCGTGTATCAAAGTGcaatataagttaattattatacacactatAAGCTGCGTAAtactgttaataaaatatattggacatttaatacaatatagcaTACACAAGatacaaatttgataaaatgtgtACATTGAGATAGATTTCACGTTTAggatgtttttgaatttttaacgaCCACTGGATGACAAGTAATAAAGTTAgctcaatattttatgttctggagtctatcaaacaaaataaatattaacttgttACCATTGGTATTAAGTAGCGCACAAGACGTAGCTTGATCTCAATTGCAGCTAACGATTAATATTAAACGATTGTACGAACATGGACATGTAATGACAAAGCTTGATCCAAACATGACGTGCCCTTTTACAAATATCAAGTTCAAAAACAGAAAACAGTTGTTTGATATAACAGTATACCACATTacctactttataaaataaaagatgtgCTCAATTTCTTGGACAATAATCAACCATACATAGTCTgtatcattgaaatatttctaaaaatttgaCCTCTGCTCGTGATGAATACTTTGGTTATTTGTAAGatgtaagtaataaattacaatttcaatagttaattattagttatgttTATATGGTTTGGACATCTgtcaaatagttaaaatatgtactatactgatcgtttaaaattgaaatctataaaatgaattaaaatctaTTGCCGAAATACACTGTCACATATTGTTCCATCGTtgttatacgtaatatacaataattattaattaaatgcaataaaaataatctttaagtaaatttggttttattttcctTCATAATTTGAATcgttttaaagtgaaatatttacaacaatgtAAGCATAACTTACCAAACTATAGTGTAactaatgtaggtaggtaccaagTTTATTTTACTTAGAAGTTAGAAGatcttaataaatacatttagtgTATTTGCACTTGTAACTTCTAAGTCTCTTAATAGTTTCAATCTCTAAAGTGCAAAGTTTGTGTTACACTATTgctgcaaaataatattaaatatttcatgaattttaaatCCTCATTGACAATTATAGTCAGAATTCAAATGCATGctatttttttcgtttgtgttttattattcaaaatatagattataaaaataaccatttattgttcttattttctgataaatattaaatactctaTTAATAAActcatataggtattataagctacagttatacataataaaataactgtaattGTTTAAATCACTAACTTTCTTTacaatgaataaaaaacaaaaataattacaatattaacaataataattaataacgaagTTTTCTTAAAAAGGTAATTAAGAACTAATACTTAAGACTATATTGTATACTCgctaaattacattattttttcattcttttgatttatttttatatcttataaaataatatttataataaatacaacagattgaatagattataaataacgGAACATAAGAATAAAGTACTAATACTCATTGttacaattacataatattataatttatattttctctaATACCATTGAAATCATACATTAATGATATACGTGTCTtccttttttatgtttatttagtaactatataggtacacaagtgtttatttgatatattgtttttgctacccataatacttaataaaaaaaagttattacttaACTTATTAGgttgatttataatttcaaaaatcacgAACATTAttcgttaatatttaattaaatatataactttaatattaaattaaatttaccattaaagtaagataaatattatataaaataaggaaataaaaaattatgcaaCACAAAACAGTATAACTTTTCAGTAGAAAATGTCTTAATCCTTTCCTTctgataataaacattaaaatgagTATAATTACGTTTCTTGAtagaaaacattataaaaactcaatttaaattccataataaaattaacaaataatattgttttagtaatttatgGTTTAAAATACCAAAAGAGAATCCACCGGtagaatgaattaaaataaactaaaccattacatttttacttcgtaagtcataattttaaacatttaagaaATAGCTGTCTGACAAAAGAAGCCAATTCACaatgaaaagtttttttattgttattataaattaaccttcaataattgtttagaataaaaatatttattttattaaaaataaattattttttaattaaaatagtactttataattttttatcaatttgtatattttatagaaacaatTGTATATTGATTACGTAACTAGACTGAATATTAAGCATCGTCTCGCTTAGTTTACTAGCCGCTacaccgttatacattattttattattcaataaaattggcTTTTATTAAATATCGTATACAGCAATGTTTCCCAAACTTGTTTGAGCTGGTctggtaattaatatttttctttttcgtgacccaccaaaatattttacatttatcattgtgtaaaaaaggcaaaataaaacacattatttgaATGTTCagatagaatttaataatacaatttaagctTTAATTTGTAActacaatgtaataattaaaatatagttactatttatatcaaattatcaaacgaaatgataaataacaaaatttaatatgagaattttattaaattctatgaCCCGATATTAAATTTTCGTGGCCCCGGTAAGTGGGTCGCGACCCACTATTTGGGAAACGCTGAGTCATACAGTCATAAGAGTGTAACATAAAATTGTAGGCGGCCCCCTATTCGGCCAAAATGTACCCTTCCCTTTTCGGCCAGTGTCAGTTTTCGGCCAACACTTACAGTTCCCTTTTCGGGTAGCACAGTTTTaacaacttatgagttatgattgtatccaaaactatgatttaaaaaaaaaaaaaattattacttacctaatactttatgaaaaaataataaaataaaataatataaaataacaaaatgttacaataaaatattataatataatacattaatcaaataaaaattaataaagtattataatacctatataaaaataattataataataaaatatgcattcagaagttttattttttataattatatgatatttgtttgacaaatttgtaacgatatattttattatttttatagtcttcAATGTAAGCTTCATTTCGTTGATTTTaggttatacctataaatttaatagttatatcaattaataaagaattataattaatactttattaatttttatttgattaatgtattatattataatattttattgtaacattttgttattttaggttattttattttatcatgttttcataatgtattaggtaggtaataatttaaaaaaaaaaatcacattttttcataacttataagttgTTAAAAGAAAACTGTGCTGGCCGAAAAGGAACAGTGGCCGAAAAGGGAACTGTAAGTGTTGGCTGAAAAGTGACACTGGCCGAAAAGGGAACTGTAAGTGTTGGCTGAAAAGTGACACTGGCCGAAAAGGGAAGGGTACATTTTGGCCGAAAACGGTGACGCACAAAATTGTAACAACTATGCCGTTATCaatttccaataaaaatattttcaaatttaaaacaaaaatgtcaaGTCTACCGCGAAAATGATTGTGTTTGTTGCAATAAAATAGTAAAGACGTTAACTCCCTAAAATAAATAGGAATATAggatatagaatttattttgcAAATACTCGTTCGCGACAATCTAAGCAAATATCTGATGGTTGAAATTTCAACACCAAACTTCCAGAATCCGTTATCACGACGTGTGTcgcttatgtattatataatatggtatacattatatttatatattactggGGTGCATGCACCCGTATTCTGTTGTCACTAAATATTTGAtagcaatgataaatcattgcattcaAAAACCAATTCGGTACATAAGCTCGGTTTATTGCGGCGTTTATACAACACGTTTTCACGTTTTGAAGTGCTCGAAAAAAGAGTTAATTAGAAATTGTTTTCGACATTTATTGAATACAATGCATAATGAATATAATGCGTATCGTATCCaagtgttatataattaaaaatctgaaACGCAAAACAGGACCAAAActacaaatacattattattgtctaaAACCTATAAGTTCCCATACAAAGATATAATGTACTATTAAAATAGCTCTTAAAATtactaactaataaaaataatgtatcgtatatatatagtatcctAATCAAATGCTAATAAtcctaaaaaaaatagtgatacgtattttatcgtaataattgtttataataatttcgaaATCTACGTAATTTAtcgacaaaaacaatttttatttttttaatttataattttattattataattatcatcaaGAGTATACGATTAGATCTGGAATCTTAACCAAAAATAGtgtgttatattttagaaaatgcaacgtgaataatcataaatttattcaacataatattatagcaaacttaatttattttgacaatttttttttttttaaaggaaacAATTAATATTGCCTTATTTAATGACAtatgattcattattataactattagtaataatgtcaatataaatatataattatttttatatattagttcactaattcaatattaaaatgtaaataaattctaaatattaaaataaatcattaaatacacGGCTTAATAAAAAcaacgtattaatattaatgtaggttcctcttcttattattattatcaaccatgacttaattttaagttaaaaattattcatatcgaTTACATAATTTGCAATATGCATCCATAAGatataaatcgtttttaaaacaataacaagagtaatattattatactactgtaATAAACATATCTTTATAAAAG includes:
- the LOC132917004 gene encoding putative uncharacterized protein DDB_G0282133: MKKMLFAIMLASTLAMSTVLGRSSGTTPTRVTYMEEEQIQGQIDDSAQVVAVGDRSSNLKYVMAIQSSSIWTDIKQRSLTINSPQRLDDATAEKSPNDLSDEELAKLKQACHDGLKCVAVDQLLVLKQVREPLGDGNTSVRMAITKITQVITEYTTEYHEDVYQYEKVTQSDDPSKVYESVTNIVEDNKELCQIDVSAVETGGKNTTESPKKNEGDARPATIVNNNNTINYNTTNNYNINDGTINNANINLTAPEGANGVSIALSADDSPAVNEPENRSPNDADQRPTYPTAAGSSSPAGNESSVTGSPENSAAHKRVRRNVEQGDRQENANDSHPSAPLMITDGPHDDNAHDSAGRPKATRASPEGARKPVTVNTASVSNRSNVDGGNSRPDTDRTTADDVGGNTATIVNSSSGSGGSGDNDADVDIVSAGSGNREDVKKGLVEDGYFNNGNMKVKNFDRSNRNKGTIKNSSANQGIIGIGTINNGPVNYGTSNAYNNEGTVADLGNLDIQAYANSIDKMYSAILNKLAKRD